In one window of Henckelia pumila isolate YLH828 chromosome 1, ASM3356847v2, whole genome shotgun sequence DNA:
- the LOC140875181 gene encoding uncharacterized protein isoform X1, translating to MASLVQKFREAVKVLAKSPTLAKNGRQLQFEADINRLFLYTCYNRLGKNAGEADAEEIIGMAGKAPLSEQEKQVQENIHEQVSTFCKCMDDILLPDSKLADDTLNLPSGRSNAPQHSGLRLAVGSSHQLPNYPSVPATKPLRRNEVSAKLKDLIGYTLAVKPSHIQHKDAGQGLFVDGEAGVGAVIAFYPGVAYSPAYYRYIPGYPRVDLQNPYLITRYDGTVINAQPWGAGGETREIWDSTSASVPRSDSEGGVTGSDRLWKLLNKPLDGTRLGGIAEVLERRNPLAFAHFANHPAKDVTPNAMVCSYDFQLTEKNMRTYIPNVSFGNGDEVRMRKFGTFWFKSLKSSNIISNVPILKSLVLVATKGISNEEVLLNYRLSNLKNRPSWYSPVDEDEDRRRWS from the exons ATGGCGTCTCTCGTTCAGAAATTTCGAGAG GCAGTGAAGGTGCTTGCGAAAAGTCCAACATTGGCTAAGAATGGACGGCAGCTTCAGTTTGAAGCTGATATCAATCGCCTTTTTCTTTACACTTG CTATAATCGTTTAGGAAAGAATGCCGGGGAAGCAGATGCCGAAGAAATAATTGGCATGGCTGGCAAGGCCCCTCTTTCTGAACAAGAGAAACAAGTTCAAGAAAATATTCATGAACAAGTCAGTACTTTTTGCAAATGTATGGATGACATTCTTCTTCCCGATTCAAAACTGGCTGATGACACACTTAACTTACCTTCAGGAAGAAGTAATGCTCCTCAGCACAGTGGTCTTAGACTTGCTGTTGGAAGCAGCCATCAATTACCTAATTATCCTT CTGTTCCTGCAACAAAGCCTTTAAGGCGCAACGAAGTGTCAGCAAAACTGAAGGATCTCATTGGATACACTCTTGCAGTCAAACCATCTCATATTCAACATAAGGATGCCGGCCAAGGTTTATTCGTGGACGGTGAAGCTGGTGTAGGTGCCGTAATTGCCTTTTACCCTGGCGTGGCATACTCACCTGCATATTACCGTTATATTCCTGGATATCCTAGAGTTGATTTACAAAACCCATATTTGATCACAAGATATGATGGAACTGTCATTAATGCTCAGCCCTGGGGTGCTGGTGGTGAAACTCGTGAGATATGGGATAGCACAAGCGCTTCAGTTCCTAGATCAGATTCTGAAGGTGGTGTGACTGGTTCAGATCGACTGTGGAAACTTCTCAATAAACCTCTAGATGGGACTCGACTAGGGGGTATAGCAGAAGTTTTGGAGAGGAGAAATCCTCTAGCCTTTGCTCATTTTGCCAACCATCCGGCCAAGGATGTGACCCCCAATGCTATGGTTTGCTCCTATGATTTTCAGCTAACTGAGAAGAACATGAGAACGTACATACCAAACGTGTCATTTGGAAATGGGGACGAAGTGAGAATGAGGAAGTTTGGCACCTTTTGGTTCAAATCCTTGAAATCAAGCAATATCATATCAAATGTTCCTATTCTCAAAAGTCTCGTTCTTGTGGCTACAAAGGGAATTTCAAATGAAGAAGTGCTACTGAATTATCGGTTGAGCAACTTGAAGAATCGACCTTCATGGTATTCTCCAGTTGATGAGGATGAGGATAGGAGAAGATGGAGTTAA
- the LOC140875181 gene encoding uncharacterized protein isoform X2, translating to MAGKAPLSEQEKQVQENIHEQVSTFCKCMDDILLPDSKLADDTLNLPSGRSNAPQHSGLRLAVGSSHQLPNYPSVPATKPLRRNEVSAKLKDLIGYTLAVKPSHIQHKDAGQGLFVDGEAGVGAVIAFYPGVAYSPAYYRYIPGYPRVDLQNPYLITRYDGTVINAQPWGAGGETREIWDSTSASVPRSDSEGGVTGSDRLWKLLNKPLDGTRLGGIAEVLERRNPLAFAHFANHPAKDVTPNAMVCSYDFQLTEKNMRTYIPNVSFGNGDEVRMRKFGTFWFKSLKSSNIISNVPILKSLVLVATKGISNEEVLLNYRLSNLKNRPSWYSPVDEDEDRRRWS from the exons ATGGCTGGCAAGGCCCCTCTTTCTGAACAAGAGAAACAAGTTCAAGAAAATATTCATGAACAAGTCAGTACTTTTTGCAAATGTATGGATGACATTCTTCTTCCCGATTCAAAACTGGCTGATGACACACTTAACTTACCTTCAGGAAGAAGTAATGCTCCTCAGCACAGTGGTCTTAGACTTGCTGTTGGAAGCAGCCATCAATTACCTAATTATCCTT CTGTTCCTGCAACAAAGCCTTTAAGGCGCAACGAAGTGTCAGCAAAACTGAAGGATCTCATTGGATACACTCTTGCAGTCAAACCATCTCATATTCAACATAAGGATGCCGGCCAAGGTTTATTCGTGGACGGTGAAGCTGGTGTAGGTGCCGTAATTGCCTTTTACCCTGGCGTGGCATACTCACCTGCATATTACCGTTATATTCCTGGATATCCTAGAGTTGATTTACAAAACCCATATTTGATCACAAGATATGATGGAACTGTCATTAATGCTCAGCCCTGGGGTGCTGGTGGTGAAACTCGTGAGATATGGGATAGCACAAGCGCTTCAGTTCCTAGATCAGATTCTGAAGGTGGTGTGACTGGTTCAGATCGACTGTGGAAACTTCTCAATAAACCTCTAGATGGGACTCGACTAGGGGGTATAGCAGAAGTTTTGGAGAGGAGAAATCCTCTAGCCTTTGCTCATTTTGCCAACCATCCGGCCAAGGATGTGACCCCCAATGCTATGGTTTGCTCCTATGATTTTCAGCTAACTGAGAAGAACATGAGAACGTACATACCAAACGTGTCATTTGGAAATGGGGACGAAGTGAGAATGAGGAAGTTTGGCACCTTTTGGTTCAAATCCTTGAAATCAAGCAATATCATATCAAATGTTCCTATTCTCAAAAGTCTCGTTCTTGTGGCTACAAAGGGAATTTCAAATGAAGAAGTGCTACTGAATTATCGGTTGAGCAACTTGAAGAATCGACCTTCATGGTATTCTCCAGTTGATGAGGATGAGGATAGGAGAAGATGGAGTTAA